The nucleotide sequence TTCCATAAAGTATCTCCCCATACTACTTTATAGTCAACAGTTTTAACACCTTCAAATTCTTTTAAAAGTATAGAATGAAATTTTTTAATATTTTTTGCATTAATATAATAATTTGAAGGTTTAGTTTCTTTTGATGTTTTTACAGTAGTTTTAGGTTTTGATGGTTTAACAGTTGTTTGTTGCTGAGTTGATGGTTGAGTAGATGGTTTTGTTTGAACCTGTGGTTGAGTTTGAGGTTTTTGTTGAACTTGAGGTGTTACAGGAACAACAGGAGTAACCTGGGTTTCTTGTTTTTGAGCTGTTTCCTTTTTTTCTTGTTTTGCCTCTTCTTCTATTTTAGATATTTTAATTTCATTACTTTTTTCAATTTCTGTTCCAGCTCTTTTAGAAGATATTGAAAATCTTGAAAATATGATTATTGAACTAATTATTAAAAAAACAAGGAAAAATATTAGTACTATTAATATTGTATTATTTTTTCTTTCTTCATTGTTTATTGTTGCCATAATTCTCTCCTAAAAAATTAAAATTAAGAAAAACTTAAAATAAATTATTTTAATTCATAAAACTCTATTATTTTACATCTATTTACATCTATTTATTCGTTTCTTTTCTAAAAGAATGAAGGCAATTTCTATTAACAATTTTTAATAAGAAGTAACTTTTTTTTTACAAATTAAAAAATTGTTAATCATTACAAAAATTTTATATATTTATAACTAAAAAATTATTCTAAAACATAAAATTAAATATAAAAATATCAGTTAATTATTAATACAATCGTATAAACATTATACATCAATTGTTATAAAAAAGTATAAATTAAATATTAACAATTTTTAACAATTAAATGTTATAAATAAGTATACTTATTGATTTTATTGAAATTATTTGAATTATAAAAAAGTATAGCTTTTTATTTATTTCTATTTTACTCTTTAGAAACAAATACTAAATATAATAATTAAGCATTTATTTTTTTAATAAAATAGTTGTTTTTTTATTGCAGATAATAAATAAAAATAAATTGAATTAATCTAATTGAAAAAAATTAAAAAAAGAAATAAAAAGAATTATATTATAAAAAGTAACATTTTATAGATAAATAAAGAATACAATGGGAAATAAGACTTAAATTTAATACATACTATTTTTTTAGAATATTTTTAAAATCATTTTCTGGGTCAAAAAAATATATTTTACTCATATCAAAATAAACTTTTCTATTTTTTTCATTGTGATGAGCTGTAGTAGAAGCTCTAAAAGTTGCAAGGAAAGAAACATTTCCTAAATTAAAATGGACATAAGTATCAGCACCAAGTGGTTCA is from Spirochaetota bacterium and encodes:
- a CDS encoding LysM peptidoglycan-binding domain-containing protein, with product MATINNEERKNNTILIVLIFFLVFLIISSIIIFSRFSISSKRAGTEIEKSNEIKISKIEEEAKQEKKETAQKQETQVTPVVPVTPQVQQKPQTQPQVQTKPSTQPSTQQQTTVKPSKPKTTVKTSKETKPSNYYINAKNIKKFHSILLKEFEGVKTVDYKVVWGDTLWKIALRYNTSAHTIYVLNAFDDPDLIICGSIIKVPVNFVLSKTRTNSILTELIQKEKTGFNNKNNVIFNKNYSYNCINIENEDNVLDYENNKKNFEFTKYFKYEYLFHLI